Part of the Triticum aestivum cultivar Chinese Spring chromosome 4D, IWGSC CS RefSeq v2.1, whole genome shotgun sequence genome is shown below.
TTTTTGACATGATGGAAGAACAAATTTCATGCATCTATATTAGTATTTAGTAATCAACATACATCTATTGTAATGGcatttttttaatgatttttgTTCAGGCAGAAGAACTCGGAAGATTTTTCAGAAACAACATTTATCCAGGTTATTGTTCACATTCTTGTTGTTTCTATTATCTCATGAAAAAGTAAAGTATTGGATTTCTTGAGAGAAAATATTTATTTTGGTTCAATTTTGTGTGATCTCTAACGATGTTCTCAAGAGAAAATTGCGTTGAAGATCTGGAATTTGAGAAGTGATGGTGATAGCTGAGTGTTCCTAATAATGTGTTCCTGTCTGCTCCCTAAACTTAAAAATCACCAATTCACCATAATGTGTTTATCTTGAAAAACAAATATTTCTCGACGTaaggattttttttaattttaaatTTAAGAAACTAGTGTATTGTTTTTGAGGGCATAATATGGTCCTAATATATTAGCAATATTGTTTTTGAGGGCATAAGATGGTCATCTCTATCTACTTTCCTTGAGCATAATATAATATAGGTTTTTTTATTTGATTCTAAATTCCAAGATAACTCATTAGAATTATTAATAAGATGGTCCTAATATATTAGCAATATTTAGATCCCCCCCCCTTTTATTCACTTTATTACTTCTATTCTAGACCCTATCCCTATGGTTTATTCTTATGAAATATCATATAAAATAGAAGGTATAAGAAATGGATATAATGAAATTCTTGATTTGATCTTACGACCTAATTTATTTGATTAATGGATCAACAACCAAACCCTAACCTTTAACTTCATGCCACTTAGATAGCTCCAAGcctccaacattttttttaaatagggcagctcagtgcacgtagctcccgcttgcgcagggtccgatCACTTTCAGTCTTTTGTACACAGCCTTTCCctgcatttctgcaagaggctgtttccagggctcgaacccgtgacctcatggtcataAGGCAACAGCTTTAcagctgcgccaaggctcccctttaTAGCTCCAACAATTTTAGTTATAAAATATTCTAATATGCCAAGCAAGTTAGATATAGGCGACGAAGGTGGGAACTTGGAATTAAGTGTGGTTAGTGCTTTGTTGGGGTCATTAGATGTCATGCAGCTTATAATGAACGTAAAACGGATAAACGATCATAAAACTCCATTCGGCTTATTATATTTTCCACTTGTTTTAGTACTTATGAAACTTCTTTTGTCTTGCACTTGAAAATGTTATTCTGACTAGCATGGAATCCTGAATCAGGGGAAGGAACAGGTTTGCTTCGCCTTCATAGCACGTACAGACACGATTTGAAAATATACAGTTCAGATGAAGGACGTGTTCAGGTAATTCTTTTAGTCGTCCTTTTCAATCCATAACACCTTTGAAATCCTTTTAGATATTTTCAACTTAGGTTGCAAAAGTTCATGCTTCTTGCTATGTAATGGTGATTAGTGAGAAATCAAATACTTTGTGCTGTGGTAACTAGCTCGATATCTGTGTATGTTTAAACTACGAAAAGCGTAGGACAATATGGAGATCCGAGCATCGCTCGGCTGGCTAGCAGTGTGAGTGCGCTTGCTGTCCACCCGCGCAGTTGAGACCTTAGCAGGGTTCATGATGTTGTCTTTGTAGTTTGTTCTGTAATAAAATGCTACTTGGGGCTGGTCCCTGGGTGGTCTCGTTTTAAATCTTAAGGTGAGACTTGAGCAGTCAGGTATCTAGAAAAGGAACTTTGGGCCTCCTGGGTTGCTCTCCTGGAGGAAGTTTGCCTCGAGCAAAATGTTGAGTGTGCCAAAGCTGATGTTTTCACTGGTGACAATAGTGAAGAGAGCATGGGAAAACCTTGATTTTTTTATTTCTTATTCCTGATATTTTCAGTAACATCCATGGCAGCATGAGATGCCCTGATAATAGTAGGCATGTTATGCTATTTGGGGTGCCGATGTTGGTGAAGAAGGCTAGGGTGTCGGGGCAGGAGGAAGACTGAGCAGATCCCGTCATGGATCCTTCTGCCGAGCAGCTCCTTTTCCTCTTTCGATCTTGTCCTTATTTTCTTTCGCTTATGTTAAGTGTATCTTCTGTCTAGGACTGGGGTTTGAGCAACTCATTTCAAAATACAGCATGCATAATTTTTTCTCATATGCTAATAGTCAATCCTGATTCATTTGTTTCTGATGGTGTACATGTCAGATGTCTGCTGCAGCATTTGCGAAAGGTCTTCTTGATTTGGAAGGACAACTAACTCCCATACTGGTCTGTTGCTTGTTTTCTAGCAGATTCATTTGTTCCTTAATTTCACCTCTCTCACAAATTTGTCTTTTGTATTAACTTTTTCAGGTCTCTCTAGTAAGTAAAGACTCATCTATGCTAGATGGATTGGAAGATGCTAGCATTGAGATGGATGAAGCTAAGGTTTgctttcaaaatttgataaaaacaCTGTATTTTTCACTTGGGTTCAAGTGGGTGTCTAAAGTTCCCGGGAAAAGGCAGCACATGCACAGTTATGTCACTATTTGTTTTTAGCTCAAGGCAGATCCCACCATGCCAAAGTTTCCACATTGTTTAGGCCTTGGAACATATAGGAGATGATAATGTTGCCTCTTAAGTATGTAGCTTCTATGAACTGCTGTGTCCACAAGCAGTTCTGTTAAATTTTCACACCCATGAATGTTGAATCTAACTACTACCTCAATAATTCTTACTGTCGTTTGGCAATCTTCAGAAGCTTTGTGATGTGATATTCAGTCAGTAGTTATAGGAAAATCCTAAATTCCACTGTATATTAAACTCGTATATCTTTGAAGAGCTAGCATCTTCCCAGTTCCCGCTGCCTCTTACTTGTCTTAAATATCATGTGAGTTTAGTTCATCGTTTATTGTTAGCTAGTGTTCAGTAAACTAATTTGCTTTTCAGGCTAGATTGCATGAAATCATCATTTCAAATGCTAAAGCAAAGAATACCAATGGATCGGTGGAGTTTCCATGGATGGTTGATGGTGCAGGATTGCCTCCAAATGCTTCTGAACTTCTTCCTAAGATGGTAAAGTATATTGATTGGATCTAAGATAAAtcttttgttttaagcatatctaGCATTATTCACAATATTTATCAATGATGCACTTGCAGTTACTGTTTTGAATAATTCATGATGAAAAATATTTTTGTCACTTTTTTAATTGTACTTCAAGTCATAATGATGCAAACAATATTTTTATGAGTTGCCTCAATAAGATATCAAGAAGTCTGGGTAGGTCTTTTGCCATTCAAATAATTTTAAGAAAATTTGTTTGGTGACACCCAAAGCTCACTACTATAGATTCATCGCACCCAATGTGCCAACTCTTTGGTGGGATCATGAAGATAACCAGTCTAAGCTAAGCAAATGAAAGTTGAGAATTTGTGGCGGTGCACTATGTAACAGCTGTCTGCTGGTGAGTTGGCATGTAGGTCTATTATCAGAGTCTGTTGCCTAAGTGCAGGGTGTGCTGTCATATGGAGTTAGGGATGCACACACAACTTCTGCCTTAGTTGCATCAACATCAGACAATTATTTCGAAAATTCTTGCACATAATTAAATTTGTTAGTTCCTGTCTTTGTGTTTGTCTGTTATAGTCGATTCCTGTAGGGTTTCAGTACAAAAAATGTTTGGTGTCAGTCCTAGATAAAATTTCTAAGCTGCGTACTTTTATTTTACGTTGCAACTAATGACTACATAATTCTGTCTCCTTATTGTACATTGATTAGGCCACGTTGACGAAACAAGTTACTGCACAAGTCAAGCTGCTTGCTGAAGGCGAAGATGAGAAGCTTGCGCTGACAAGCTCATTTTCTAGATACGACCAAGCAAAAGCTCTTGGGAAAACAACAATTGACGCTGCTCGTATTGCTGCTGGTTTACCTTGTGGTAGTGAAAGCTTCCTCTTGATGTTTGCTCGGTGGAAAAAACTTGAGAGAGATTTATATAATGAAAGAAAGGAGTGAGTAAAGTGCTTCACCTTCAGAATTTTTCTTGATGTTGTAAATCaattttttgagttttcttttgagcttaTTTCACTCATGGTGCTTTTTAAATCACTGTGCAGCCGATTTGACATTACACAGATTCCAGATGTCTATGACTCGTGCAAGTAAGTGATCTCCGTATTGAAGGAGGGCAAATTAACTTTTTCCCATATACTAGCTTGCATCCTAATTCTTGTCATCCATTTGAAACAATCAATGCCCCTTCGGTGTATAAATGCTTAATATGACATGAAGATATCCATGGTTTAAAGTTCCAAAACATAGAAACAAAACTAGCTCAACAAACTTCAGAAAGTTAGAAATTGATGTGTGTGCAGTTGTTCACCTTATACATAATATGCTCACCTTGAGAATAATTACACCATCATCGTAATACAACAATCTGTAATTGGCGTAACACGAAGACTTACAACTGAATTACTGAATGCCATGGCAGATATGACCTCGTGCATAATGCTCATCTCAATCTTAAGGGTTTGGAAGAGCTTTACAAAGTTGCTCAAGTAAGCAAGTTTACATTTCGTACTCttctgtttgatatttcttttgtTTCTATATGGAAGTTATATTGATTAAGCATATATTTTGTATTTACCTCATATAGCCACATTATTTTGATGGAAGCAACTGAGTACGTATGACAAGCAAAGCTTTGGGGATATCATTTCACCAAAGCTGTGAATTCATTGATTTTTAGCCACAAGTTTGGATAGGCACCCTATTGTATCATTGTATTGGATAGAACCTTGCCTGCTTACTGGAGGCACATATGTTGAATCTTTAAAGTAACCATAATCATTGGACTATTATGACCATTTCATTTCAATTTAACGGATTATACAATTCTTAagttgaaggggagccttggcgcagtggtaaaagctgctgccttgtgaccatgaggtcacgggttcaagtcctggaaacagccttttacagaaatgtagggaaaggctgcgtacaatagacccaaagtggtcggacccttccccggacccagcgcaagcgggagctacatgcaccggctGCCCTTTATACAATTCTTAAGTTGAAGTGATCTGTGAGGGAGACTACGTAAATATGTGTTTTAACATTCCTTCTCTTTCTTAGATCCTTTGTAGGACATTCAGTTTCAGTGGCGGAGCTAGCTCCCGGCGACCCTGGGCAGCTGCCCGGGCTCAGCCAAGGAAGCTCCATACGAATTTGAGCAAATCGTGCAAATTTTGTTGGTAGTTTAATGGGCAAACGGAAGCTAGCTCAGTGCCTTAATTATTTGCCCAGGCTCTACGATCCATTGTAGCTTCAAACTTGCTGATAGTTCATTGACGTTGATAAGTTCTCTGAAGTGTTTTACATTTTCTTCAAACCTTATCTAACACTGATTTTTGTAGCTACTTGCTGATGGTGTTATTCCAAATGAGTACGGGATCAACCCAAAGCAAAAACTAAAAATTGGATCGAAGGTTTGTTGTCAAGCTAGACGTGCACTGTCTTTTTTCGTCGTTGTAGAACATCGTATGCATACTATGCATGCGGTATCTCCAGCTGATGAATTATTTATGTGTTCTTCACTTTTATTGACTTTCCTAGATAGCACGCCGGTTAATGGGAAAAGTTCTAATTGATTTACGGAACACTCGTGAAGAAGCTATTTGTGTTGCTGACCCGAAGTTTACTGAAGATGAAGctttgttcctaccaacaaaagaAGTAGAGCACCAGCAAAAGATTCAAGTAAGAAATGAGGATGGAAGAAGATCTAGCACCACGAGTGAAAAGTCAATGGACCAAGAAGACGAAGACGATAGAGAAACTAAATACCGCTTAGATCCTAAGTGCGTGCATGTTTTTTCAGATTATTGCGACATTAAGTTTGTACTGATTTGCATACAATTTTATTGTTCCAATATACTTCATTTCAGGTATGCAAATGTGAAGACACCAGACCGACATGTCCGCACAAGGCTTTATTTCACATCGGTACACCAGAGCACTTCTGTACTTTGTTCTTATCATCATTTTGGAAATCCAAGTGTTGACATGTGCAATTCTCCACCAGGAATCCCATATACACTCATTGATGAATGTCCTTCGGTATTGCAACTTGGATGAGTCTCTACATGGAGAGGATAGCCTTGTCTGCCAAAGTACTTTGGACCGACTACATAGAACCAGGGAACTTGATTACATGAGCAATATCGTGCTTAGAATGTTCGAAAATACAGAGGTAAGGATATTTCTCAATATGTCTATCAACAGTCTTCACCTTTATTATATTATAATTATAAATAATCCTGCATATTTCTACTATTTATATTTGTTAGCATTTTCAAAAGATTTTGAGCTGAAAGTTTGCTAACCTTATACTAGAATCAAGTATTGTTGATCCTTTTCTTGAAAAAGCTATCTTACTTACTCAAATACTCTCGTGGGAATGAAGTATTGTTGATCCTTTTTCTTCAGAAAGCTATCTTCAGTGCTCAAATGCCCTACTTGCAGTACTCATGTAAACCTGTATTAATTACAATTGAGGGGAACTTTGGTGCTAAACTAGCTGTTTTGCTTTCCGTCAAAATAACTCGGTTGTGTGGGGGGGCTGTCACTATTGCTAGTTATGTATGCAGTATGGAGTGTTGCTTGCCAATTGTCTGGTGCAGTGTCATTTCACTGATGGACTGAGGGGTGATTTTATATAGCATCCAATGCAATTAGATATTTCTTCATTCCTCAGTCATGGGAAAAACTACAACCTAATATACCATCTCCATTTGCTATGTTGGGATCTCTGTATTTCATCATTATATGAAATTGGGCATCAAATCATCTATTGATTTTGCCAAGTGACATAATCTCTTCAATATTTGTTATTTCTCACACTGAACTGGTGTGTCCTGATTCCTGAATCTTGTACTTTGAACTTGTTTGTCTTCTCTACAGGGTATGTATCCAAGTGTCTTAGTTTTTGTTCGTATTTCTGTATTTCTGGTTACCATTTACCAGGGATGGCATAGTAGGCAAGTCATTTTTCcaaatgagttaggattttgttatTTTTGAAATGTCATGAAAATGGTTATTTGATAATACTTTATGATAGGGTCATTTCCGATCAATAAGGTGTTATGTGAGTATGTGACTAAGCAGTGGCCTATCCTTGTAGTCTGACCCTTTTTGCCGGGAAAAGCCTTAGCCTACTTATGGATGCATGGACGCTCTAGAACCATTCAATTGCTCGTGTAATGAAGTTGAGAATAGGATTGCTGGTAGCTCAGCTGTTTATCTGATCTTGCATTGATGGCAAACCTACTTTCCATCCAAATATTCCTATCCTGTACGTCATGTGTAGTGTCTGCAAGGATGGAATTGTGTGATGTGAGGGAGATCAATGTTAGTTGAAATGGTATTGGTGTCAGTTCTCTCAAGTGTTTCACTATATTCTTCACAAAGTGATAAGCAATAAAAGTGCACTTTCTTTTTGAGTATTTTTTTCCCTACTGCCTCTAGCTATacgtccagcatgcctatcataaTGTTACTACTATACATGGAAAGTTGGTTGTAACTTTCATCGGATTTTGTAGCATGTACATATGTGCATCATACTTTATGTCGTAATTTCCACAGAATATCCATATAGGTGCTCTTTGCCAATATTGGTATTATCCGTGTACTTTGAAACTTCTGATGCTCACCAAATCTACTATTTACAGGTTCCTTTAGAAGATGAGAAAAGGTTCCGAATCGAAATGACATTCAGTCGTGGCGCTGATCTCAGCCCTCTCGAGGTACTCACCCACGTCTCTCTATTCACAATCCAGAAGTCTCTGCTTGCTTCGTACTCCACGCATTCGAGGTTACTAACAGAGCGTATGGTTGGTCCAGGACAAAACCAGTGAAACATCTTCATTGCTCCAGGAGCACACCCTGCCGATAATGGGGCCTGAGAGACTGCAGGAAGTTGGCTCTTGCCTGACACTGGACAAGTTTGAGAAGATGGTGCGGCCATTCGCCATGCCCCCCGAGGACTTTCCCCCGGCTACTCCACAAGCCTTAGGATACTTCTCCAAGGGCGCTGGGGTGCTTGAACGGCTGGCTAGTTTCTGGCCTTTTCACAAGGGCGCAGCTAACGGCAAAATAACTGAAAAGGCTGCGAATTGCCAGAAATAACTTCATGTGAATATTCATTCCTCTTTGTTAACATTTGGTGGCAACACCATTTGCGCAATTTTGGTAACGTCTTTAGAAACTGATGAATCTCATGTGTACTTTTGCCGGGCATCTTTATCTTGAGCATGATTGTAGGCAAATCTTCAAAGATATTTGTCTGATAggtgatgatgaggaacttgcatcTTGTTTTCTGCCATCTTTCCAGGATCATGAAGTAAGCTTCCCGTCCaaaaaaagtaccattcctaatgTAATACTATTGCGATAATTCTCAGAGGAGGAATCTAACATTAATAGCAGAGTTGGCTGTTTGAACATGCAAACTGAATGAAGTATAACGTTGATAAAAGAACAATTTTATCTTAAAAACAAAAAGTTGACGTGGTAAAAAGAGGGCCAAAGGTATAGTGACTTGTGAAACCTGCTCAATTCTTTTTCTGCTTGTCATTACAAACTAGTTTGGACAAGTATTTAGGCCCTGATTGCTGACGTGCTACGATGCTTTCTCTCAAGTAACATATTATCCCCTTTTTTGTATAATAAAAAGGGTGGATATGCAAGAGAAAGCACGTTTGCATTTTGGCCTGGAAGCATCTGGGGCTTCATGCCAAGTATTTTTGGCCAGCAAGATCGGGTCTCTTAACTACCTTTTGGGGTCTCGAAAAGATTTCTTCGTTTGGGGAACCTTCGTGTGCGCTTGCGAGGAGGTTGCCAAAACTCGCTGGATTAGGAAGTGCCTGCGTGTATCCAACCTTGGGAAGTGGTGCTTCGTAAAATTGTTGCCTTATGGTGGATGTGCTGCTGCGATCAAATAGCGCTTGCCGTGTTGCCTTGTAGCACTGCCATGTAATGTGCTTACTGCTATCGAGGCAACCCCGCTTATGCTGTTGGTCCGGATATTGCTCACGATCGGTCACGTTTCACATGGCTCACTGTTTGGGGGGTCCTGGGGCGATTAAGACGTCTGAGGAATCTTAGGGTGCGCTTGTGTGGAGGTTGCCAAAACTCACGCTCACCATTCTGGTTCAAACTGTCCACCGGGTAGCTACTCCGAAACCAAGACCGAGGCCTCTCATTCTCCTATACGATGTGACGTGCGATCCTAGATGGACGGCCGTCGATCGTTTGTTTTCTCCCGTGGATGTTCCATTCTGATCTCTCGTCTGTCCCCTGTCCACTCCATCTGTTAAGCAGCACATCGGTTAATAGTGCTGAGGTTATGTTCTACAAATCACATTTGTTAAGCAGCACACAAACCAGGAGATGCACATGGTTGTCGAAAACCGACCTTTTTGACATAATCTACTTCCATCCAATGGACCCTGGTGTCCCATTCTGTTCAGCTTCTTAAATGAATCCAATTTTATTCTCCAACTGATTttcttattttgcttttattttcgtATGTTATTATTTGCAGGTATGTTATCCCTGTTCTTTTGACCCCTAAGGAGAAACAAATGGCAAGAGATGTCTGCAATGCTTTTCAACAAATGGTAACACTACTTACTTTGTTTCTCTTTATTTATAGTCCACATGCGAGCGTTCGAGCGCG
Proteins encoded:
- the LOC123095731 gene encoding inositol hexakisphosphate and diphosphoinositol-pentakisphosphate kinase VIP2 isoform X1 → MAPGAADRVAIGVCVMEKKVFCSPMEQILERLRAFGEFEIIIFGDKVILEDPIEIWPKCDCLIAFCSSGFPLQKAQAYAALRRPFLVNELEPQYLLHDRRKVYEHLEKYGIPVPNYALVNREYPYQELDHFIEQEDFVEIHGKRFLKPFVEKPANGDDHRIMIYYPNSAGGGMKELFRKVGNRSSEFHPDVRRVRREGSYIYEEFMPTGGTDVKVYTVGPGYAHAEARKSPVVDGVVMRNPDGKEVRYPVLLTPMEKQMARDVCNAFRQMVCGFDLLRCDGRSYVCDVNGWSFVKNSYKYYDDAACIMRKIFLDAKAPHLSSTIPPTLPWKSKAPEGLTRQGSGIIGTFGQSEELRCVVVVIRHGDRTPKQKVKLKVTEEKLLNLMLKYNGGKPRAETKLKSAVQLQDLLDATRQLVPPTRSGQESDSDAEDLEHIEKLRQVKAVLEEGGHFSGIYRKVQLKPLKWIKVPEHNGDGEEDRPIEALMILKYGGVLTHAGRKQAEELGRFFRNNIYPGEGTGLLRLHSTYRHDLKIYSSDEGRVQMSAAAFAKGLLDLEGQLTPILVSLVSKDSSMLDGLEDASIEMDEAKARLHEIIISNAKAKNTNGSVEFPWMVDGAGLPPNASELLPKMATLTKQVTAQVKLLAEGEDEKLALTSSFSRYDQAKALGKTTIDAARIAAGLPCGSESFLLMFARWKKLERDLYNERKDRFDITQIPDVYDSCKYDLVHNAHLNLKGLEELYKVAQLLADGVIPNEYGINPKQKLKIGSKIARRLMGKVLIDLRNTREEAICVADPKFTEDEALFLPTKEVEHQQKIQVRNEDGRRSSTTSEKSMDQEDEDDRETKYRLDPKYANVKTPDRHVRTRLYFTSESHIHSLMNVLRYCNLDESLHGEDSLVCQSTLDRLHRTRELDYMSNIVLRMFENTEVPLEDEKRFRIEMTFSRGADLSPLEDKTSETSSLLQEHTLPIMGPERLQEVGSCLTLDKFEKMVRPFAMPPEDFPPATPQALGYFSKGAGVLERLASFWPFHKGAANGKITEKAANCQK
- the LOC123095731 gene encoding inositol hexakisphosphate and diphosphoinositol-pentakisphosphate kinase VIP2 isoform X2, with the translated sequence MIYYPNSAGGGMKELFRKVGNRSSEFHPDVRRVRREGSYIYEEFMPTGGTDVKVYTVGPGYAHAEARKSPVVDGVVMRNPDGKEVRYPVLLTPMEKQMARDVCNAFRQMVCGFDLLRCDGRSYVCDVNGWSFVKNSYKYYDDAACIMRKIFLDAKAPHLSSTIPPTLPWKSKAPEGLTRQGSGIIGTFGQSEELRCVVVVIRHGDRTPKQKVKLKVTEEKLLNLMLKYNGGKPRAETKLKSAVQLQDLLDATRQLVPPTRSGQESDSDAEDLEHIEKLRQVKAVLEEGGHFSGIYRKVQLKPLKWIKVPEHNGDGEEDRPIEALMILKYGGVLTHAGRKQAEELGRFFRNNIYPGEGTGLLRLHSTYRHDLKIYSSDEGRVQMSAAAFAKGLLDLEGQLTPILVSLVSKDSSMLDGLEDASIEMDEAKARLHEIIISNAKAKNTNGSVEFPWMVDGAGLPPNASELLPKMATLTKQVTAQVKLLAEGEDEKLALTSSFSRYDQAKALGKTTIDAARIAAGLPCGSESFLLMFARWKKLERDLYNERKDRFDITQIPDVYDSCKYDLVHNAHLNLKGLEELYKVAQLLADGVIPNEYGINPKQKLKIGSKIARRLMGKVLIDLRNTREEAICVADPKFTEDEALFLPTKEVEHQQKIQVRNEDGRRSSTTSEKSMDQEDEDDRETKYRLDPKYANVKTPDRHVRTRLYFTSESHIHSLMNVLRYCNLDESLHGEDSLVCQSTLDRLHRTRELDYMSNIVLRMFENTEVPLEDEKRFRIEMTFSRGADLSPLEDKTSETSSLLQEHTLPIMGPERLQEVGSCLTLDKFEKMVRPFAMPPEDFPPATPQALGYFSKGAGVLERLASFWPFHKGAANGKITEKAANCQK